In Herbaspirillum seropedicae, a single window of DNA contains:
- a CDS encoding c-type cytochrome translates to MRQPLRLLALTGVAAALLTLAAGLLVWSGWYNVSAVAQHWSPVFKLMEYAMRQSVRHHARAIVAPPQDAAMSVRGAALYRQHCLSCHGAPGLPPATAGLSMQPVPGPLADAEHKWEDRELYWIVSNGVKMTGMPAWQNHLSEAQRWDIVAYLRAMPDLTPASQTVSGNDADPTQLAGDIERGRIALTQYACQSCHRIPGVVGPDTQVGPALAHLASQHYVSGALPNTAGNLARWIMHPKRYKPGGAMPELGVSAQDAADMAAYLRDADRGNPP, encoded by the coding sequence ATGAGACAGCCCTTGCGCTTGCTGGCGCTGACCGGTGTCGCAGCGGCCTTGTTGACGCTGGCCGCCGGCTTGCTGGTCTGGAGCGGCTGGTACAACGTAAGCGCGGTGGCGCAGCACTGGTCGCCCGTGTTCAAGCTGATGGAATATGCGATGCGGCAATCGGTGCGGCATCACGCCCGCGCCATCGTTGCCCCGCCCCAGGATGCCGCCATGTCGGTGCGTGGCGCGGCGCTGTACCGTCAGCACTGTCTGAGCTGCCATGGCGCTCCCGGCTTGCCGCCCGCTACCGCCGGGCTGAGCATGCAGCCGGTTCCCGGGCCCTTGGCCGACGCCGAGCACAAATGGGAGGATCGGGAGCTGTACTGGATTGTCAGCAACGGCGTCAAGATGACTGGCATGCCCGCCTGGCAGAACCATCTGAGTGAAGCCCAGCGCTGGGACATCGTCGCCTATCTGCGCGCCATGCCGGACTTGACGCCGGCCTCACAGACGGTGAGCGGTAACGACGCTGATCCAACGCAGCTGGCCGGCGATATCGAACGCGGCCGCATCGCGCTCACCCAGTACGCCTGCCAGTCCTGCCACCGCATCCCTGGCGTGGTGGGCCCCGACACTCAGGTCGGGCCCGCCCTGGCGCACCTGGCCAGCCAGCACTACGTCTCCGGCGCCCTGCCCAATACCGCCGGCAACCTGGCCCGCTGGATCATGCACCCCAAGCGCTACAAGCCCGGCGGCGCCATGCCCGAACTTGGCGTGAGCGCGCAGGACGCAGCCGACATGGCTGCTTACCTGCGCGATGCCGATCGTGGCAACCCGCCCTGA